One Armatimonadota bacterium genomic window carries:
- the purH gene encoding bifunctional phosphoribosylaminoimidazolecarboxamide formyltransferase/IMP cyclohydrolase has protein sequence MKTGRALLSVSDKAGLAEFARGLVDLHFEILSTGGTARALADADIPVTPVDKVTGFPEMMDGRVKTLHPAIHGAILADRRKPEHMAAIAEKGIEPIDLVVVNLYPFEKTVANPDVTLDEAIENIDIGGPSMVRSAAKNHNAVGIVVDPADYATVLAELQANGSLSDALRRRLAVKAYAHTSAYDAAITRFLGGEGLFPERLTLTLDKALGMRYGENPHQQAAFYRQTGYTGPTLADARLLSGLELSYNNIQDADAAMRVVMSFTQPACAIIKHTNPCGCAIADSPVEAFVRARAGDPVSAFGGIVAVNRELDDDTAAALCEKNQKWDIILAPSFSAAALDRFANRKSWGKTVRLIEVPDWSSTAERAGRPVTDKDLDFKRVLGGMLVQEPDRIELTPADLKVVSETQPAPGQIEQMLFAWTVMRHVKSNAIVIAREFQLVGAGAGQMNRVNSVKLALEQAGERAEGAVLASDAFFPFPDGPEAAIKGGVKAIIEPGGSTKDADVIAVCNQYGVPLVFTGIRHFKH, from the coding sequence ATGAAAACTGGACGAGCTCTATTGAGCGTCTCGGACAAGGCCGGCCTGGCGGAATTCGCGCGCGGTCTCGTCGATCTGCATTTCGAAATCCTGTCCACCGGAGGCACTGCGCGCGCCCTCGCCGACGCCGACATCCCCGTGACGCCGGTGGATAAGGTCACTGGATTCCCCGAGATGATGGATGGCCGCGTCAAAACCCTTCACCCGGCGATTCACGGCGCCATCCTCGCGGACCGGCGAAAACCCGAGCACATGGCCGCCATCGCCGAGAAGGGCATCGAACCGATCGACCTTGTGGTCGTCAACCTCTACCCCTTTGAGAAGACGGTTGCCAATCCGGACGTGACGCTGGACGAAGCGATCGAGAACATCGATATCGGCGGCCCCTCGATGGTGCGCAGCGCCGCCAAGAATCACAACGCGGTTGGGATCGTCGTGGACCCGGCGGACTATGCCACGGTCCTCGCGGAACTACAGGCGAATGGCTCGCTGTCCGATGCCCTGCGCCGCCGGCTGGCGGTCAAGGCGTACGCCCACACGTCCGCGTACGATGCCGCCATCACCCGGTTCCTCGGCGGCGAAGGCCTGTTCCCGGAACGGTTGACTCTGACCCTCGACAAGGCGCTCGGAATGCGCTACGGCGAAAATCCGCATCAGCAGGCGGCATTCTACCGGCAGACCGGTTACACCGGGCCAACGTTGGCCGATGCGCGCCTTCTGAGCGGCCTCGAGCTCTCCTACAACAACATCCAGGACGCTGACGCAGCGATGCGGGTCGTAATGTCATTCACGCAGCCCGCGTGCGCCATCATCAAGCACACGAATCCGTGCGGTTGCGCCATAGCGGACTCCCCTGTCGAGGCGTTTGTCCGCGCCCGCGCCGGCGACCCTGTGTCGGCCTTCGGCGGCATCGTGGCCGTGAATCGCGAACTGGACGATGACACGGCGGCGGCCCTGTGCGAGAAGAACCAGAAATGGGACATCATCCTCGCGCCTTCATTCAGCGCCGCCGCGCTGGACCGGTTCGCCAACCGGAAATCCTGGGGCAAAACGGTCCGGTTGATCGAAGTGCCGGACTGGTCCTCAACCGCGGAGCGCGCCGGGCGGCCCGTGACGGACAAGGATCTCGATTTCAAGCGCGTGCTGGGGGGGATGCTGGTTCAGGAGCCCGACCGCATCGAGCTGACGCCGGCGGATCTGAAGGTCGTTTCGGAGACGCAGCCTGCGCCGGGGCAGATAGAGCAGATGCTTTTCGCCTGGACGGTGATGCGCCACGTGAAATCCAACGCCATCGTGATCGCTCGCGAGTTCCAGTTGGTGGGCGCGGGCGCAGGGCAGATGAACCGGGTCAACAGCGTCAAACTCGCGCTGGAGCAGGCAGGGGAGCGCGCCGAAGGCGCCGTGCTGGCTTCCGACGCGTTCTTCCCATTCCCGGACGGTCCGGAGGCCGCCATCAAGGGCGGCGTGAAGGCTATCATCGAGCCGGGTGGCAGCACAAAGGACGCGGACGTGATTGCGGTGTGCAATCAGTACGGGGTGCCGCTCGTGTTCACTGGCATCCGGCACTTCAAGCACTGA
- a CDS encoding ATP-binding protein: MPASAAMLDSLIAHVPVSMQVLDKDGLTVRVNDAYLALFGYGTRQEVEGKHNPRTHASIRAQGLDQYIERAFAGELVHTPTAPFLPLRAGSAAPGEIRATLIPIFDDAGAVENVIIVHEDLKALSTSERAWKRRDKLMSGLQAAYRLITDCLQVGAVIEAVLDAAQEVLGADKAAIWAGGRDDDWDALAQRGLSPSFQEDLRSVRERSPALQAVARGIKDSNEAWAYHMTHPVLHCPEFDRLLAGEGIRRVLVVPLRSRDVVSGTLTQYFSDDAEFEATHIEAACLLADLAAAAMHNAFLFEQLTAIRDELEERAQATTEDLRLAHEEAVLNEKLAAVGYLAKEVAHGLRNPLNVISASSYYLHSRCPGGDEKIERHFEAIGRSIGQAADMITDLTALAGGSKPEVVRLDITELAHRAVQERLTSVRVPVETDWAAELPPTRGDWAQLLQAMRSLLANAAAARRERPVYVGTSRDDGFVEFSVGDDREDLAEEEIGSAFGTFSSSATQWTGLSLTVARQIAKRHEGNVVVDRANGVTWFRMRLPVDDGAGS; encoded by the coding sequence ATGCCGGCAAGCGCCGCGATGTTGGACAGCCTGATTGCGCACGTTCCCGTGAGCATGCAGGTTCTTGACAAGGACGGCTTGACCGTTCGCGTGAACGATGCCTATCTCGCGCTCTTCGGATATGGCACGCGGCAGGAGGTTGAAGGCAAACACAACCCGCGCACCCACGCGTCGATCCGCGCGCAGGGCCTGGACCAGTACATAGAGCGAGCTTTCGCCGGCGAACTGGTGCACACGCCGACAGCGCCATTTCTGCCGCTGAGAGCCGGCTCCGCGGCTCCCGGCGAGATCCGCGCCACCCTCATTCCGATTTTCGACGATGCCGGCGCCGTTGAGAACGTCATCATCGTGCATGAGGACCTCAAGGCCCTGTCCACTTCGGAACGGGCATGGAAACGCCGCGACAAACTGATGTCCGGGCTGCAGGCCGCATATCGCCTCATCACCGACTGCCTGCAGGTAGGGGCCGTGATCGAAGCGGTTCTTGATGCGGCCCAGGAAGTGCTGGGCGCGGATAAGGCCGCCATCTGGGCCGGCGGGCGGGACGATGACTGGGATGCGCTCGCGCAGCGCGGGCTCTCCCCATCCTTTCAGGAGGACCTCAGAAGCGTTCGAGAACGGTCGCCCGCGCTCCAGGCTGTTGCCCGGGGCATCAAAGACAGCAACGAGGCGTGGGCGTACCATATGACGCATCCGGTCCTGCATTGCCCCGAGTTCGACAGGCTGCTCGCGGGGGAAGGGATCCGGCGCGTCCTCGTTGTGCCTCTCCGGAGCAGGGACGTGGTGTCCGGCACGCTGACGCAATACTTCTCGGACGACGCCGAGTTCGAGGCGACCCACATCGAGGCCGCGTGCCTACTCGCAGACCTGGCCGCCGCGGCCATGCACAACGCGTTTCTCTTCGAGCAACTCACCGCGATCAGGGATGAACTCGAGGAGCGGGCACAGGCAACCACGGAAGACCTTCGCCTCGCCCACGAAGAGGCGGTGCTCAACGAGAAGCTCGCGGCCGTAGGCTATCTGGCGAAAGAAGTTGCACACGGCCTTCGCAACCCTTTGAACGTGATCTCCGCGTCTTCGTATTACCTTCACTCCCGATGCCCCGGAGGCGACGAGAAGATCGAGCGCCACTTTGAGGCGATCGGCCGGTCGATCGGGCAGGCGGCGGACATGATCACGGACTTGACCGCCCTGGCCGGCGGATCGAAGCCGGAGGTGGTTCGCCTCGATATCACCGAATTGGCACACCGCGCCGTTCAGGAACGCCTCACATCCGTCCGAGTACCGGTGGAGACAGATTGGGCCGCGGAACTCCCGCCCACGCGCGGTGACTGGGCGCAGCTTCTTCAGGCCATGCGGTCGCTCCTGGCGAACGCGGCCGCCGCGCGCCGGGAACGGCCGGTCTACGTCGGCACCTCCCGGGACGACGGCTTCGTCGAGTTCTCGGTTGGAGACGACAGGGAGGACCTGGCCGAGGAAGAAATTGGGTCCGCTTTTGGCACATTTTCGTCTTCCGCGACACAGTGGACCGGGTTGAGCCTCACAGTGGCGCGCCAGATCGCGAAGCGGCACGAAGGAAACGTCGTCGTCGATCGCGCCAATGGGGTTACGTGGTTCCGTATGCGCCTGCCCGTAGATGACGGCGCCGGCAGCTGA
- a CDS encoding glucose-6-phosphate isomerase, with amino-acid sequence MGVGIKLDPNYLSPEASPAEISQWQDRVDYVHSVLVDGTGPGAAFLGWLYPDALMPAELLSGIEATAVRLREKADVMVVIGIGGSYLGARAVIEALAGSDAGRVVFAGQTLAPDYIASLLKSLKGKRWCINVVSKSGTTTEPAVAFRLLRAALEEQVGVEAAKDLIVATTDPDAGKSALRRVATTKGYELFDVPPNVGGRFSVLSAVGILPIAFAGVDVRALVKGAANCCAACETSAVKSNPAYYWVAARNLLYRQGKSIELLATWDPRLLYFAEWWKQLVGESEGKDHMSLFPASVQYTTDLHSMGQWVQDGRRSLLETFISIEDASPSVRIPDDPDNADGLNFLTGTEIGEVNRKAFEGTALAHRDGGVPNMTISIPKLDAYHLGALIYFFERGTAVSGYLLGVNPFDQPGVEAYKTNMFALLKKPGSEAKSAEVLRRVEEGRKLAPIGFE; translated from the coding sequence ATGGGTGTAGGAATAAAGCTGGATCCGAACTATCTGTCGCCGGAAGCTTCCCCGGCAGAGATTTCGCAGTGGCAGGACCGGGTGGACTACGTCCACTCCGTACTCGTGGATGGCACAGGGCCGGGCGCGGCATTCCTCGGCTGGCTCTACCCTGACGCGCTTATGCCGGCCGAACTGCTCTCAGGCATCGAGGCGACTGCCGTCCGCCTGCGGGAGAAGGCGGACGTGATGGTGGTGATCGGGATCGGCGGCTCGTATCTTGGCGCCCGCGCGGTCATCGAAGCGCTTGCCGGAAGCGACGCCGGGCGTGTCGTCTTCGCCGGCCAGACGCTGGCGCCGGACTACATCGCATCGCTGCTGAAGAGCCTGAAGGGCAAGCGATGGTGCATCAACGTTGTGAGCAAATCGGGAACGACCACCGAGCCCGCCGTGGCATTCCGCCTGCTGCGGGCCGCGCTTGAGGAGCAGGTAGGCGTCGAAGCGGCCAAGGACCTCATCGTGGCCACCACCGATCCGGATGCCGGGAAATCCGCGCTCCGGCGGGTCGCGACGACGAAAGGCTACGAGCTGTTCGACGTTCCGCCGAACGTTGGCGGCCGGTTCAGCGTTCTGAGCGCCGTCGGCATCCTGCCGATCGCTTTCGCGGGCGTCGACGTTCGCGCCCTGGTGAAGGGCGCGGCTAATTGCTGCGCGGCGTGCGAAACCTCGGCGGTGAAGTCCAACCCCGCCTATTACTGGGTGGCGGCGCGAAACCTCCTGTACCGCCAGGGCAAATCGATCGAACTCCTGGCCACGTGGGACCCCCGCCTGCTGTATTTCGCGGAATGGTGGAAGCAGTTGGTCGGCGAGAGCGAGGGTAAGGACCATATGAGCCTCTTCCCCGCGAGCGTGCAGTACACGACGGACCTCCACAGTATGGGGCAATGGGTCCAGGACGGCCGGCGGTCGCTTCTGGAGACGTTCATCAGCATCGAAGACGCGTCGCCCAGCGTGCGGATTCCGGACGACCCGGACAACGCGGACGGCCTGAATTTCCTCACCGGTACGGAGATAGGCGAAGTCAACCGCAAGGCATTCGAGGGCACGGCTCTGGCACATCGCGATGGCGGCGTGCCGAACATGACGATCAGCATCCCCAAACTCGACGCGTATCACCTCGGCGCGCTGATCTACTTCTTCGAGCGCGGGACCGCTGTGAGCGGCTACCTGCTGGGCGTGAACCCGTTTGACCAGCCGGGCGTCGAAGCGTACAAGACGAACATGTTCGCCTTGTTGAAGAAACCGGGTTCCGAGGCGAAGAGCGCGGAAGTCCTGCGGCGGGTGGAGGAAGGGCGCAAGCTCGCGCCGATCGGTTTCGAATAG
- a CDS encoding sugar phosphate isomerase/epimerase yields MSIRITLVALAAVGLAAASSGAAPALPKGVAKPHLNYAAMNKLGWKLSCQAYTFRDMTLFETIDTLQAIGIRYIELYPGQRFSPDNPASFDHNASPEMIAQLQRKLKAARITAVNYGVVGLDDNEAGDSKVFDFARKMKLITIVSEPPESAMPMLDRLCKEYKINVAIHDHPTPSHYAVPETVLAATKGLSKRVGSCADTGHWYRSGRVPVECLRQLKGRIISLHFKDLDAEKRDAPWGTGVLDASKMLEELKRQKFRGVFSIEYESTTGAELVSNVAKCCQFFSDEAVRLTK; encoded by the coding sequence TTGAGCATTCGCATCACTCTCGTCGCGCTGGCTGCGGTCGGCCTCGCCGCCGCCTCTTCGGGCGCCGCCCCCGCGTTGCCGAAGGGCGTCGCCAAGCCGCACCTGAATTACGCCGCGATGAACAAACTGGGCTGGAAGCTGTCTTGCCAGGCCTACACGTTCCGCGATATGACGCTGTTCGAGACCATCGATACGCTTCAGGCGATCGGTATCCGTTACATCGAGCTGTACCCCGGGCAGCGTTTCTCGCCGGACAATCCAGCCTCGTTCGACCATAACGCATCGCCCGAAATGATCGCGCAATTACAGCGCAAACTCAAGGCCGCCCGCATCACGGCGGTCAACTACGGAGTCGTCGGACTTGACGATAACGAGGCCGGAGACAGCAAGGTTTTCGATTTCGCAAGGAAGATGAAGCTGATCACGATCGTCTCGGAACCGCCCGAAAGCGCGATGCCGATGCTGGATCGGTTGTGCAAGGAATACAAGATCAACGTAGCGATTCACGACCACCCGACGCCGAGCCATTATGCCGTGCCGGAAACCGTGCTCGCGGCGACAAAGGGGCTCAGCAAGCGCGTCGGTTCGTGCGCGGACACGGGCCACTGGTACCGCTCCGGCCGCGTTCCGGTTGAGTGCCTCCGGCAGTTGAAGGGCCGCATCATCAGCCTCCACTTCAAGGACCTTGATGCGGAGAAGCGTGACGCACCGTGGGGCACGGGAGTGCTCGATGCCTCGAAGATGCTCGAGGAGCTCAAGCGGCAGAAATTCAGGGGAGTTTTCTCCATCGAGTACGAATCGACAACGGGCGCCGAACTGGTGAGCAACGTTGCCAAATGCTGCCAGTTCTTCAGCGACGAAGCCGTACGCCTGACAAAATGA
- a CDS encoding DUF1343 domain-containing protein: protein MQTGVDAMVAEAFARIRGRSVALLCNQASLTSDVRLSFDAFHAAHQSGVFNLEAVFGPQHGLWGHTQDNMIEWEGGTDARTGLTVYSLYGEHREPTQESLDGVDLFVVDLPDIGARAYTFVWTMVLCMKACEQAGVPILVLDRPNPIGGTRVEGPLLDPEYASFIGLHPLPLRHGLTIGEVARHLRAEHYPKADLSVVPVEGWVPAACGDEPGLLWAMPSPNMPSVDTEVVYPGMCLLEGTNLSEGRGTTRPFEMFGAPFIDGWDLAAALNALDLPGVRYRPVVFEPTFDKHAGTACGGCAVHVLDRDAYEPVLSGIAVLQAVKRLYPDAFEWKQPPFEYDETHMPIDILAGTNWVREAVDAFTPLMEIRGRLLSDAAAFASMREAAILYSR from the coding sequence GTGCAGACAGGCGTCGATGCGATGGTCGCGGAGGCATTCGCCCGCATCCGCGGCCGCAGCGTGGCCCTGTTGTGCAACCAGGCCAGCCTGACATCCGACGTCCGCCTCTCGTTCGATGCGTTCCACGCGGCCCATCAATCCGGCGTTTTCAACCTCGAGGCGGTGTTCGGCCCGCAGCACGGGCTCTGGGGCCACACCCAGGACAACATGATCGAGTGGGAGGGTGGAACCGACGCTCGAACCGGGCTCACAGTCTACTCGCTGTACGGTGAGCACCGCGAGCCCACTCAGGAAAGTCTCGACGGCGTTGACCTGTTCGTCGTGGACCTGCCGGACATCGGCGCGCGCGCCTATACGTTCGTCTGGACGATGGTGCTCTGCATGAAGGCTTGCGAGCAAGCAGGCGTCCCGATTTTGGTGCTGGACCGTCCCAACCCCATTGGCGGTACGCGGGTCGAGGGCCCGCTTCTTGACCCCGAATACGCCTCGTTCATCGGTCTGCACCCGCTTCCCTTGCGGCATGGGCTCACCATCGGCGAGGTCGCCCGCCACCTGCGTGCGGAGCACTACCCGAAGGCCGATCTGAGCGTAGTGCCCGTTGAGGGCTGGGTTCCCGCCGCCTGCGGCGATGAGCCGGGATTGCTGTGGGCGATGCCGTCACCCAACATGCCATCCGTGGACACGGAGGTCGTTTACCCCGGGATGTGCCTCCTCGAAGGCACGAACCTGAGTGAAGGGCGCGGCACAACGCGCCCGTTCGAGATGTTCGGCGCGCCGTTCATAGATGGCTGGGATCTGGCGGCAGCGCTCAACGCGCTGGACCTGCCCGGCGTCCGCTACCGTCCGGTCGTTTTCGAGCCGACCTTCGATAAGCACGCCGGAACGGCGTGCGGAGGCTGCGCCGTCCATGTCCTTGACCGTGACGCGTATGAGCCGGTGCTCAGCGGTATCGCCGTCCTGCAAGCGGTTAAGCGCCTGTACCCCGACGCGTTCGAATGGAAGCAGCCCCCGTTCGAGTACGACGAAACGCATATGCCGATCGACATCCTGGCAGGGACCAACTGGGTGCGCGAAGCCGTGGATGCGTTCACGCCCCTCATGGAGATCCGCGGCCGCCTCCTGTCAGACGCCGCGGCGTTTGCGTCGATGCGGGAAGCGGCGATACTGTACAGCAGGTGA
- a CDS encoding ACT domain-containing protein, whose translation MVTIVKQVTVFLTDKPGQLANAQAALADAGINIRALSSIPLASDHGTAHFVVDDAPGAEKALAPVGLAVRTTDVLLVQMPDRPRALLEVTQRLANAGVNIQYVYGTVTAPGFPSPAVFKVSDIEAAVKALAGV comes from the coding sequence ATGGTAACCATTGTGAAGCAAGTGACGGTATTTCTGACGGATAAGCCCGGCCAGTTGGCGAACGCGCAGGCGGCCCTCGCCGACGCGGGTATCAACATTCGCGCGCTGTCGTCTATCCCACTGGCCAGCGACCACGGGACGGCCCACTTCGTGGTGGACGACGCGCCGGGGGCGGAGAAGGCGCTCGCGCCCGTGGGCCTGGCCGTCCGCACAACGGATGTCCTCCTGGTGCAGATGCCGGACCGCCCGCGCGCCCTCCTCGAGGTAACGCAGCGCCTCGCCAACGCCGGGGTCAACATCCAGTACGTGTACGGCACTGTTACCGCTCCGGGCTTCCCCTCCCCGGCGGTATTCAAGGTGTCGGACATCGAGGCCGCCGTCAAGGCGCTCGCGGGCGTCTGA
- the ligA gene encoding NAD-dependent DNA ligase LigA: MAEPVNRIRQLRDLLNEASYRYHVLDQPTISDAEYDQALAELRSLEAAHPELVTPDSPTQRVGAAPLSAFTPHVHRERMFSLGNAFSEDDLKDFDARVRRGLDAPDEAAITYVAELKLDGLAVSLTYVDGVLTTGATRGDGAQGENVTPNVRTVRAIPLRLSADAPALVEVRGEIFMTHEEFERVNETREENGEATFANPRNAAAGSVRQLDSSITASRRLDCFCYAVGALAGDAPFATQSELLQTLAKWGFRVNPNVRMLTGMDEVWDYIREWDVHRYELPYDMDGVVVKVDSLRAQRTLGFTSHDPRWAIAYKFAAQEVATKINDIIVNVGRTGALTPVAILEPVFVGGVTVSKATLHNIDEVRRKDVRIGDTVMIRRAGEVIPEVVSVVDDPEHADRPEWNMPDRCPVCGSEAQRVEGEAVTRCLGIACPAQLKRRIEHFASRGAMDIDRLGDKLIARLVDAGKLADPADIFFLTKQDFIEIERMAEKSAQNVVDSIEAARTRPLERLITGLGIPQVGSAAARDLAAASGGIDHLANMSEEELQGIHGIGPIVADSIARFFRQEETRVVLGKLKMANLVLSAPERAEGDDRFAGKTFVFTGTLETMTRTEAEAIVRRFGGSASGSVSKKTSYVVAGESAGSKLDKAQSLGVPVITEGEFATMAS; encoded by the coding sequence ATGGCGGAACCAGTCAACCGTATCAGGCAGCTCAGGGACCTTCTCAACGAGGCATCCTACCGCTATCACGTGCTCGACCAGCCAACGATCTCCGACGCCGAATACGACCAGGCGCTAGCCGAATTGCGCTCCCTGGAGGCGGCCCACCCGGAACTCGTCACGCCGGACTCTCCGACTCAGCGCGTGGGCGCAGCGCCGCTGTCCGCGTTCACGCCGCACGTTCACCGCGAGCGGATGTTCAGCCTCGGAAACGCGTTCAGCGAGGATGACCTTAAGGATTTCGACGCCCGCGTGCGCCGAGGCCTCGATGCGCCGGACGAGGCTGCGATCACCTACGTGGCGGAACTCAAACTGGATGGGTTGGCTGTTTCGCTGACCTATGTGGATGGGGTCCTGACCACGGGCGCCACCCGCGGCGACGGGGCGCAGGGCGAAAACGTGACGCCCAACGTGCGAACGGTCCGCGCCATACCGCTTCGTCTGTCGGCGGATGCCCCCGCCCTGGTGGAAGTGCGTGGCGAGATCTTCATGACGCACGAGGAATTCGAACGCGTGAACGAAACGCGCGAGGAGAACGGCGAGGCCACTTTCGCCAACCCGCGGAACGCCGCGGCAGGGTCCGTGCGCCAGTTGGACTCGTCCATCACCGCGAGCCGCCGCCTTGACTGCTTCTGCTACGCCGTCGGCGCGCTGGCCGGCGATGCGCCGTTCGCAACGCAGTCCGAACTGCTTCAGACCCTGGCGAAATGGGGGTTCCGCGTCAATCCGAACGTGCGGATGCTGACCGGAATGGACGAGGTGTGGGACTACATCCGGGAATGGGATGTCCACCGGTACGAACTGCCGTATGACATGGATGGCGTGGTGGTCAAGGTCGACAGCCTGCGCGCGCAGCGGACGCTCGGCTTCACGTCCCACGATCCGCGCTGGGCTATCGCGTACAAATTCGCGGCGCAGGAGGTTGCCACAAAGATCAACGACATCATCGTGAACGTGGGACGCACGGGAGCGCTGACCCCGGTGGCCATCCTGGAGCCGGTCTTCGTGGGCGGCGTGACGGTGAGCAAGGCGACGCTGCACAACATCGACGAAGTTCGGCGGAAGGACGTCCGAATTGGCGACACGGTGATGATCCGCCGGGCGGGCGAGGTCATCCCGGAGGTCGTGTCTGTGGTAGACGACCCGGAGCATGCAGACCGGCCCGAGTGGAATATGCCGGACCGCTGCCCCGTCTGCGGCTCCGAGGCGCAGCGCGTTGAGGGCGAGGCGGTCACCCGTTGCCTGGGCATAGCCTGCCCGGCGCAATTGAAGCGGCGTATCGAACATTTCGCGTCACGGGGCGCGATGGATATCGACCGGCTGGGCGACAAACTCATTGCGCGGCTTGTCGATGCCGGCAAGCTGGCGGACCCGGCGGACATCTTCTTCCTCACGAAGCAGGATTTCATCGAGATCGAGCGCATGGCGGAGAAATCGGCCCAGAACGTTGTGGACTCCATCGAGGCGGCCCGCACGCGTCCGCTGGAACGGCTCATTACCGGGCTGGGCATACCCCAGGTGGGCAGCGCCGCCGCGCGGGACCTGGCCGCCGCATCGGGCGGAATCGATCACCTCGCGAACATGTCCGAGGAGGAGCTGCAGGGCATCCACGGGATCGGACCGATCGTGGCCGACAGCATCGCGCGGTTTTTCCGGCAGGAGGAAACCCGTGTCGTGCTTGGAAAACTGAAGATGGCGAACCTGGTGCTTTCCGCCCCGGAACGCGCGGAAGGCGACGACCGGTTTGCCGGCAAGACATTCGTGTTCACCGGCACGCTGGAAACGATGACCAGAACCGAAGCGGAAGCCATTGTGCGGCGCTTTGGCGGTTCCGCATCCGGCAGCGTGAGCAAGAAGACAAGCTACGTTGTGGCGGGCGAATCGGCGGGGTCGAAACTGGACAAGGCGCAAAGTCTCGGCGTGCCGGTGATCACCGAGGGTGAATTCGCCACCATGGCATCCTGA
- a CDS encoding VanZ family protein — MFKRAIASPATYAALFAAFIFLLSSVPNPPILGPMEMNDKIKHVALYSAFAALVSRAVAARERRLFLIAVWTVALVAVYGATDEYHQRFTPGRSGDAFDWMADVAGAVLVSLTLPLWFRGGQD, encoded by the coding sequence ATGTTCAAACGAGCGATCGCATCCCCGGCCACTTACGCCGCCCTGTTCGCAGCGTTCATCTTCCTCCTCTCCTCGGTCCCGAATCCCCCCATACTCGGCCCGATGGAAATGAACGACAAGATCAAACACGTGGCGCTCTATTCCGCCTTCGCCGCGCTCGTGAGCCGCGCCGTCGCGGCCCGCGAGCGCCGCCTTTTTCTGATCGCGGTGTGGACGGTCGCGCTCGTCGCCGTCTACGGCGCCACGGACGAGTATCACCAGCGGTTCACGCCGGGGCGGAGCGGCGATGCCTTCGACTGGATGGCCGACGTGGCCGGCGCGGTCCTCGTGAGCCTCACCCTTCCGCTCTGGTTTCGCGGGGGTCAGGATTAA
- a CDS encoding GNAT family N-acetyltransferase, which produces MPDMLVPLLNLPSSKPLVEDLAAQGVVVRPAHPFEQTILRAFIEKHFSAAWADEAVAGLYNKPVSTILAIQDKKIVGFASYECTRRDYFGPTGVDPAQRGRNIGKALLIVALEGLRDMGYAYAIIGGAGPVDFYAKAVNATPIPDSKPGIYRDLLW; this is translated from the coding sequence ATGCCTGATATGCTGGTTCCATTGTTGAACCTGCCCTCCAGCAAACCACTGGTAGAGGACCTGGCCGCGCAAGGCGTGGTCGTGCGTCCCGCCCATCCCTTTGAGCAGACCATCCTGCGCGCCTTTATCGAGAAGCACTTCAGTGCGGCGTGGGCGGACGAAGCGGTTGCGGGATTGTACAACAAGCCCGTGTCCACTATCCTCGCCATTCAGGACAAGAAGATCGTCGGCTTCGCCTCGTATGAGTGCACGAGGCGCGACTATTTCGGCCCCACTGGCGTTGATCCGGCGCAGCGCGGCCGAAACATCGGCAAGGCCCTGCTGATCGTCGCGTTGGAAGGCTTGCGCGATATGGGGTACGCCTACGCCATCATCGGAGGCGCCGGCCCCGTGGATTTCTACGCCAAGGCCGTGAATGCGACCCCCATCCCGGATTCCAAGCCCGGAATATACCGCGATCTGCTCTGGTAG
- a CDS encoding M48 family metallopeptidase, with translation MRRNRVWIAAAGVLTLLATGCGKSGNVFKPSVDQQKKLGDEAAKEYEKKYKFVTGDKLARTERVGERLYQALPEDDRKTWTYKFHVVEDKEVNAFAIPGGNVYMYTGLLDRITTDDELAAVLGHEMTHVRAQHWAKQVASNQERSAGLSVLLGAMKASSDWYSAADVVNTLSDLRYSRKDEDEADAGGLSNMVAAGFDPQGMLDLFKILQDAGGSGGTPAFLRDHPMTSDRVKKTQERIAALKKG, from the coding sequence ATGCGACGAAATCGAGTGTGGATCGCGGCGGCCGGCGTTCTGACGCTTCTGGCGACGGGCTGCGGAAAGTCCGGCAATGTCTTCAAGCCGAGTGTGGATCAGCAGAAGAAGCTTGGCGACGAGGCGGCGAAGGAGTACGAGAAGAAGTACAAGTTCGTGACAGGCGATAAACTGGCGCGCACCGAGCGCGTTGGAGAGCGGCTCTACCAGGCGCTCCCGGAAGATGACCGGAAAACCTGGACCTACAAGTTTCACGTCGTCGAGGACAAGGAAGTCAACGCATTCGCCATCCCCGGCGGCAATGTGTACATGTACACGGGCCTGCTGGACCGGATCACGACCGACGACGAACTCGCTGCCGTGCTGGGCCATGAGATGACCCACGTCCGCGCGCAGCACTGGGCGAAGCAGGTGGCCTCCAACCAGGAACGCTCCGCCGGATTGTCCGTGCTGCTGGGCGCGATGAAAGCCAGCAGCGACTGGTACAGCGCCGCCGACGTGGTGAACACGCTCTCCGACCTTCGGTATTCCCGCAAAGACGAAGACGAGGCGGACGCCGGCGGCCTGAGCAATATGGTGGCCGCGGGGTTCGACCCGCAGGGCATGCTGGACCTGTTCAAGATCCTCCAGGACGCCGGCGGGAGTGGGGGCACGCCGGCCTTCCTCCGCGATCACCCTATGACAAGCGACCGTGTCAAGAAGACGCAGGAGCGCATCGCGGCGCTGAAGAAGGGCTGA